The following are encoded together in the Lactuca sativa cultivar Salinas chromosome 1, Lsat_Salinas_v11, whole genome shotgun sequence genome:
- the LOC111879136 gene encoding sphingosine kinase 2 isoform X1, protein MDQHILYDEVLVNGSKTALTLSADGILQWYDHQNVLQCLSVEKEVLGVSIVGQQIIIRSFIETEGGGFCFGSSTRNLVRKSFVFEPLLEDSRLNLCEKIQGYVDSLGRPKKLFVFVNPFGGRRSASKVFTDDVKPILDDANIEYTLQETKYQLHAKEVSHTLDLSKYDGIICVSGDGILVEVVNGLLEREDWEAALKMAIGVIPAGTGNGMIKSLLDSVGQPCTAAYAMLATIRGHKRSLDVATIWQGETKFFSVLMLAWGLIADVDIESEQYRWMGSARMDFYGLQRIIRLRKYNGCISFVPAPGFEDVGEASNLGVESISMEPPISQQHGYHGPKVDLGNSIWRKVNGPFISIWLHNVPWGAENTMAAPNAKFDDGYLDLIVMRDCPKLALISLMSEMSNGHYVKSPHVLYIKVKAVVLEPGSRTSDSTKEGIIDSDGEVLARGKGTYKCHLKSLMVYDKLKIVVDQGLATLFTPI, encoded by the exons ATGGATCAACACATACTCTACGATGAAGTTCTAGTAAACGGAAGCAAAACAGCACTCACTTTGTCCGCCGACGGGATACTCCAGTGGTACGATCACCAGAATGTTCTTCAATGCCTCTCCGTCGAGAAAGAAGTTCTCGGAGTGTCAATAGTTGGGCAACAGATCATAATTAGGTCATTCATTGAGACCGAAGGTGGTGGATTTTGCTTTGGAAGTAGCACAAGGAATTTGGTGAGGAAGAGCTTCGTCTTCGAGCCTTTGTTGGAGGATTCGCGACTGAATTTGTGCGAGAAGATTCAAGGATACGTTGACTCATTAG GTCGACCAAAGAAGCTGTTTGTATTTGTTAACCCTTTTGGAGGAAGGAGATCTGCTTCCAAGGTTTTCACTGATGATGTAAAACCTATACTCGATGATGCTAATATTGAATATACTTTACAAG AAACTAAATATCAGCTTCATGCGAAGGAGGTTTCTCATACATTGGATCTTTCAAAGTATGATGGTATTATCTGTGTTAGTGGAGATGGGATATTGGTTGAG GTTGTTAATGGATTGCTTGAAAGAGAAGACTGGGAAGCAGCACTGAAGATGGCTATTGGAGTTATACCTGCAG GTACTGGAAATGGCATGATAAAATCTCTTCTAGATTCTGTTGGTCAACCATGTACAGCTGCTTATGCTATGCTAGCTACAATCCGAG GGCATAAACGTTCTCTTGATGTGGCCACTATTTGGCAAGGGGAGACAAAGTTTTTTAGTGTCTTGATGCTTGCATGGG GACTGATAGCAGATGTAGATATTGAGTCTGAGCAATATCGGTGGATGGGAAGTGCTCGAATGGATTTCTAT GGTCTTCAAAGGATTATAAGGTTAAGAAAATACAACGGGTGTATTTCATTTGTGCCTGCTCCTGGATTTGAAGATGTAGGAGAGGCAAGCAATTTGGGTGTTGAGTCCATCTCCATGGAACCTCCTATCTCCCAACAACATGGTTACCATGGCCCTAAAGTTGACTTAGGGAATTCAATTTGGAGAAAGGTTAATGGCCCTTTTATTTCCATTTGGCTTCACAATGTTCCTTGGGGTGCTGAAAACACCATGGCTGCACCTAATGCCAAG TTTGATGATGGTTATCTAGACTTGATTGTAATGCGTGATTGCCCAAAATTAGCCTTGATATCCTTAATGTCTGAAATGAGTAATGGCCATTACGTAAAATCACCACACGTTTTGTATATCAAG GTGAAGGCGGTTGTATTGGAGCCTGGTTCGAGGACAAGTGATTCAACAAAGGAGGGAATCATTGATTCCGATGGTGAGGTTTTGGCAAGAGGTAAGGGAACATATAAGtgtcacttaaagtctttaatgGTTTATGACAAGCTGAAAATAGTTGTGGATCAAGGTTTGGCCACATTGTTTACGCCTATTTaa
- the LOC111879136 gene encoding sphingosine kinase 2 isoform X2, producing MAIGVIPAGTGNGMIKSLLDSVGQPCTAAYAMLATIRGHKRSLDVATIWQGETKFFSVLMLAWGLIADVDIESEQYRWMGSARMDFYGLQRIIRLRKYNGCISFVPAPGFEDVGEASNLGVESISMEPPISQQHGYHGPKVDLGNSIWRKVNGPFISIWLHNVPWGAENTMAAPNAKFDDGYLDLIVMRDCPKLALISLMSEMSNGHYVKSPHVLYIKVKAVVLEPGSRTSDSTKEGIIDSDGEVLARGKGTYKCHLKSLMVYDKLKIVVDQGLATLFTPI from the exons ATGGCTATTGGAGTTATACCTGCAG GTACTGGAAATGGCATGATAAAATCTCTTCTAGATTCTGTTGGTCAACCATGTACAGCTGCTTATGCTATGCTAGCTACAATCCGAG GGCATAAACGTTCTCTTGATGTGGCCACTATTTGGCAAGGGGAGACAAAGTTTTTTAGTGTCTTGATGCTTGCATGGG GACTGATAGCAGATGTAGATATTGAGTCTGAGCAATATCGGTGGATGGGAAGTGCTCGAATGGATTTCTAT GGTCTTCAAAGGATTATAAGGTTAAGAAAATACAACGGGTGTATTTCATTTGTGCCTGCTCCTGGATTTGAAGATGTAGGAGAGGCAAGCAATTTGGGTGTTGAGTCCATCTCCATGGAACCTCCTATCTCCCAACAACATGGTTACCATGGCCCTAAAGTTGACTTAGGGAATTCAATTTGGAGAAAGGTTAATGGCCCTTTTATTTCCATTTGGCTTCACAATGTTCCTTGGGGTGCTGAAAACACCATGGCTGCACCTAATGCCAAG TTTGATGATGGTTATCTAGACTTGATTGTAATGCGTGATTGCCCAAAATTAGCCTTGATATCCTTAATGTCTGAAATGAGTAATGGCCATTACGTAAAATCACCACACGTTTTGTATATCAAG GTGAAGGCGGTTGTATTGGAGCCTGGTTCGAGGACAAGTGATTCAACAAAGGAGGGAATCATTGATTCCGATGGTGAGGTTTTGGCAAGAGGTAAGGGAACATATAAGtgtcacttaaagtctttaatgGTTTATGACAAGCTGAAAATAGTTGTGGATCAAGGTTTGGCCACATTGTTTACGCCTATTTaa